Sequence from the Lacerta agilis isolate rLacAgi1 chromosome 6, rLacAgi1.pri, whole genome shotgun sequence genome:
CCTCCTGTGACCTAGATGCCATTGTGCTAATAACCCCAATCTTATCTTCCTGGTCTTTACCTCCTCTGCTGTTTACTGCAATATGCAGATATTGATAAAGTGATTAGAAGATTTACTCCCTCATAACAGTATGACGTGGGGACATCCAAGTTAGTTTACCTGAACTGGGGTGAGGGAACATGATCTTCCTTCTGTTGGTTCCTTCTTTCGTAACTACCGATATTTGCTGGCATGTAGATCACTTCCTTTCAGGCCTCTTTCCTCCTTCTTCAgccaggctttctttcttttttgtcataTTGTTGAGGCCTGTTTTGTTTAACATCGTGTCTCCATAGTGGGCACATGTGAGCTTGTGCTTAGGATGGATTTGTTTTCCAAGAGTTAACTTTCTTAActttcttaacttaacttcttaacttaactttcttttattctttaaaCTAGTAGTCTTACCAGATTATTTCTCAAGAAgtgagaagaagtgtgcatgcacacgaaagctcataccaggaacaaactcagttggtctctaaggtgctactagaaagaattttcgattttgttttgactatggcagaccaacacggctacccacctgtaaccagattaTTTCTGTACGCCCACTGCAATGTATGCCAAACCCTGacttcttttcttcctccattATTGTAGATCTGAATTCTCCCCACATTTCTTCCTCCACGTGTGAAATAAATATCCAACATGCCCCATCGGACTATTCATCTTTTTCGGAAGGGTCTCCGGCTACATGACAACCCCACTTTGCTAGCTGCACTGAAGTCTTCTGAAATCGTATATCCAGTTTACCTATTGGATAGAAATTTTTCAACATCTGCAGCTAGAATGGGAACTTCACGTTGGCATTTTCTCCTGCAGACTCTGGAAGATCTCCAGACAAACTTAAAGAAATTGAACTCTTGCTTATGGATTATTCAAGGGGAGTATGAGGCTGTATTGCGGGAACATGTTCAAAAGTGGAATATTACCCAAGTGACTTTCGATGACGAGATTGAACCATATTACAAGGAAATGGAGAAGACTATCCAAGTTATGGGGAAAGAAATGGGATTTGAAGTATTTTCTTTGGTGGGGCACACTTTGTATGACGTCAGACGGTACGGAGCTGACCAAGGGGAAGAAAGCTTATCTCCTGGGGGGCCATTAGTGGTTTTACAGTATAACAAATGTGCAAACCTACCTTGCGTTCTGCAAGCATAGATATGTTCCTGTTgctgatgcagatcttcactccTTTCTGCTGCAGAACTGGCCACTATTATGAGCGCAGACCTTAAAATGAAGAGTTTAGGCTGCAGGGAATAAACATCACTGGAAAAAGTTTTACAGAAAATTTAGTTCCTCTACTGTGACCCAAGTTCCATCCTTTTACAGGCGGTTTCTGTTCATAGTGTAATATCTTGTGTTATACAGGATTGTGGAACTAAACGGAGGGACACCACCATTGACGTACAAAAGGTTTCTTCAAATACTAACAGTGCTTGGAGATCCTGAGATGCCTGTGCAAGACATTACGGCTGAGAATTCACAGTAAGGAATAATTGTACCACtagaacatattttttttcctctagGAATAGCTGGCTCActgtaaaatgattttttttatttaagaagatttatataccacctattCAAactaaagtggtttacaaagacaATCTAAAATAATTTTGCAATAAGTATTTTTTGCAACGCAAAAAAAAGTTTGATCCATGTGACTTATCAAGACATTAATGTGATCCTTGTTTTCATAATGTCCAAATTGAGAGTCGAATTACTTTTGGTTTTGCTACATAATTACCGGTATCTTCTGGGATATTGTGGTAGTGCTTTAGTAAACTGTCCACTTGTGATGATCACATTTGAAAACCAGTGTTGGGACTCCCAACAGGGTTTATGAACGTATCAGAATTTGAAAAATCTGCCTTGCAGTGAAATACTTGATTTGAAATCTATCCATACAATGGATTTGATTATGACTGTTATATTGGGATCTCAAACAGTCAGACCCTCCCAATATACTGGCATGTTTTGAAAGATTTTTTTGGTAAGCATTACTTAGCACAATACCAGCTGTCAATCTCATGAATACAGAGATGTACAAAAAGTATGAAGAGGCTATGAATTGATGGTTATCGTAACTAATTTTAATTACCAAGGCTTTCCACATAGACCCATGGGAACTGTACTTTAATTATTtacagcacaacaacaacaacaacaataatccttTTCTCCTTCCCACTAGGGTTGTGGGTGGGGAAATCCTGTTAACTCATCTCAGGACACTAATTGCATGACCACTGCAATGTTTCCTAGAAACATAGCATATGTCGTGTCTGATTGTGCAAAGATAGGAAGGCAAGGGAGGCAGCTATTCCAGTCTATTATGCTTCTTCCTTTTCGGTTGGCTTTAGGACATGGGTGGTTTCCAGTGGTGATAACAAGCAACACTTTCTGCTGCATTCTGCTGATTGTGTTTGTTTGCCTCATTATGGTATAACATTTGGTTCTCAAAATAAATCTCTTTATTTCCTTCTTAGAAAACTCAGTCCTCTCCCTGAAGTGGGTCTGGCTGAGTGTTACAGGGTGCCTCTCCCTGAGGACCTTGGGTTTTCCAAAGAGTACACGTCAtcttggagaggaggggaaactAATGGGCTCCAACGACTTGAAGAGCACCTGAAAAACCAGGTCAGTCTTAATTCGAGGTATATCTGTCCTTTCTCATGTTGTTTGTGAGAGGATAAAGCACGGTCTTTCTGATCACCTTTGCAAGAAAAATCTAAATGCCAGCCACTTACCATCTCCTAAAGAATTCATATTTGAAGTCATCTAGAAAAGTCCCAcagatttttgtttccttttaaaaaattgtcttcCAGTATTTATCTTTATTCTGCATATCATGGGTCACCAGTGCGGCACCCATGGGTGCAGTGGCGCTCTTGAGGGCTTCCCCTGGCTCTAACCACTACCACTCTGACCACTATACTATGCTGGCTCAGGTCTGTCAGCACAGAACTATAGTGTGGTGCAAGGATGGCCAACTAaatgccttccaggtgttgcggacatcaaatcccatcagctccacctgGTGTGATcattggtcaaggatgatgggagttgtagtccacagcatgTGGATGGCACCACTTTCACTACTCCTAGTGTGGAGGCTGTGTTTTTAGCTTGGAGCATAGGCATGCTATAgatttacttgtttttaaagtatttctagCCCTTTCCATCAAAGGTGGCTTACATAAAGGGTTTCATACAAAGGTAAAATATAGAGGAATACGGTTTGCTTATAGAACCCACTGCCTCATTGTAGCACAGCTGTCATTCCAGTTATAGCAGCtgtgcttcttctgcttctgtgtTTCTCTTTTTAGGGTTGGGTAGCAACGTTTGCTAAGCCAAGAACAATCCCAAATTCTCTGCATCCAAGTACTACGGGCTTGAGTCCCTATTTCAGCTTGGGCTGTTTATCAGTTCGAATGTTTTTTCACAGGCTGTCAAAAATTTATGCTCAGGTAAGTTTGCAGTATGCAGCATGCAGCTTAGCTACATGTTAAGCAAGGAAATGTGACAAATTTCCATTCCCAGAAAAAGCATGTTATTTTTCCTACAGCAGCTAGGCatgatttatttcttttaacatATTTCTCCACCATCTTTTAGGGCAGGCCCACATATGAAATgttaaaaccaaaacatttgtACAAACATGATAAAATCAccagcaaagtaaaaaaaaaaaaagtttatagtGGCCAGGCCATCAATAATATCAAGAAAAGTCTTTAAGGATTGCTTATTGACTGTCTACAAGAGACAGGGCCAAGTGGAGTTTtcaggggagggaattccacagatgtggggccaccactgaaaaggtctatGACCCTAGTACCTGGCAACCCATTCAACTTTAGTGACAGGTATGAGAGGAGGCCAATCTTAGGACCTGAGCACTTTTGTATAAGCATAGTAGGAGTTCTTCAGATAACCTGGTTGCAAACTGTTCAGAGCTTTAATGGTCAGTCCTAGCACTTCAAATTAAGCCAAGAAACAAATTTTTCACCAGTGCAACTGATGCAAAACTGTTGTGTGACATGCTCAACTGCCTATTGCACATAAGCATGCTGGTGGCTGAATTTTGCACCTGCTGATAGTTCCAGATTGTCTTTAAATGCAGCCCTACATAGAGAGCATTACAGTACTCTAGGCTGGATGTAGCCACTGGTCCAGTCCACATATAACTCTAATGCAAACCATGGGTTAGCACAAATGATGAAATGGAAGAGTTCCTGGAGTGAATATCATGGCAACTGCATCATTGCTCCAGtccttggttacagcttgtgatTTGACTGAACGAGAGTAACCATGTGTTCAGATGTAAAACTAAGTCCAACCAAGGCTTAGCCATGGGCTTAGCCCAGCATTAGGAGAATTGGGAGAGGAGCACAGCAGCTGCAATCTTTGGTCCAGGAAGTTGCATGCTTGCTCATTGCCCATGGTGAAGCTTGAGTCATGTATACGTAATTGAAGCTAGGTCTGCTTTCTGCAGCTAGGGTTGCAGTTGCTGAACCAGTCTTTGCTGGTGAAAGGCACTCCTAGGAACTGGTGTCACCTGCACCTCCCTAGTTAACAGAGTCCAAGAGTATCTCCCAGTTCCATGACTGAATTAGTAAGCGAGTGCAGTGAAACCCATCTGAAACCTTTTGTAAATCTCCATCTAGATCAGTGGTCTTGCCAAGCAATGCCTTGATTGGATTATCTGGATTAAGATGATGTAATATACTGTATGTACAATTGTGTatactgatattttttttaaagcagagggtgTAATTTGTTGTATTTGCCTAATTCATGAGTTTTTAAAATACTTATAGTTTGCTTTATAAAGTGTTAGGATTACATTTTAAGCACATCAAGGTAATAGGATCCCATAATAGGCTTGGAAATATTATTCTTTAATTTCATCTCTGAGTCTCTTCCATGAGGCATCTCAGTGTgatttacaatacaataaaaacataaaacaattgcatatataaaatattagaaaaacaaaatagcTTGTGAAAGGTTATGGCTTGCTGCTTTCAGTGCTGAAACCACGTTAAACGTTACAAATTGTTGAGCTAAATCATGCTTCCCatctgggattttttttcatGTTCCATTATTAATATTACAGTCAAAGAACCATTCCCTGCCACCAGTATCTCTTCAAGGACAGCTACTGTGGAGGGAATTCTTTTATACGGTAGCATCAGCAACACCCAACTTTACAAAAATGGTTGGGAATCCCATCTGTCTTCAGATAGATTGGTACCAAGATGCAGAGAAACTCCACAAATGGAAAACGGTACGTTGATTCCTTGGACTGTTTTAGTACTCTGAGGCCATTGTCTACAGTATTTTGCTGATGCTGGAATTATATAAATGTTATGGTTTAAGATGTTTTACCTCTGCTATGTTTTTCCGCCCTGGGACTTTTGGGGGAAGGGCAGACTACAAATACGGGAAACAAATCAATAATGTTGCATTTATCATCACATCCATTCGGTCCTTAGTCTCTGTAAGAAGAGAGAATGTCAACTGTTGTGAGAGTTACAAGGTGGGAGTGCAGCACATCTGAGCAGATCGAGAAAATTGAAATTGTTCTATTTCTTAGGCACAGACAGGATTTCCCTGGATTGATGCCATCATGACTCAGCTCCATCAGGAAGGCTGGATCCACCATCTTGCTCGTCATGCAGTGGCCTGTTTCCTGACACGTGGAGACCTCTGGATCAGTTGGGAAGAAGGAATGCAGGTTTGCAGTGCTTATTTTGTCTTCTGCCCTGATTGGCATAGTCCTGTAAAATGCAAACTTTATAGGGAATCTGAAAGCAACCTCGGTGTTTAATGTTAGCATTCCCCTTAGCATaccggggggggagggagtttatTGCAAACATAATTTTGATCGGAGTGAACAGCAAGTATCCTTTAGAATGAAAAGGGGTTAAGGCTGTAATCTTGTGAGAAacgtataggattgcactgttaagtgTAAAAATTACATATAGTTCTAAGGTGGTAAATCTATACCAGTTCAGTATATGAGTGATGGCTTACATGATTTGAATGGTTCATAATAATTCCTCACATTGATGTCACAGAGCAAGGTTCTAACTTAAACTTGTCCTTTATATCTAGTCTTCTAGGtccatggtttttttgggggggggggttaacaggGACGTTGGATCCCATGATTCCACTGGCAGCATAGACATAATTCCTGAGGCATGCTGGGAAGCCGTAGCTCTTGCTGCTGGCAGCTTTGAAACAAATCAAAaagacaattggggggggggatggaaaggAAGTCCACTCAGTAACTCCTCACTTCTTAGGATTCCCCTGAAACATCTTGCCCAGTCACACCACCACCCAGAATCTACCCCGTTTGCAAAATCACACACCCCCTGCAATTTGAGGAGAGCCAGCAATTTCATGTGGGTTCCGTTCAGCCCAACTTTGCACTGTGTCTTATTTTAATGGCATGACTCTCCTCAACTACAGGTGTTTGAAGAATTGCTTCTGGATGCAGATTATAGCGTGAATGCAGGGAACTGGATGTGGCTGTCAGCCAGCGCTTTCTTTCACCAGTACTCGCGCATTTTCTGTCCTGTTCGCTTTGGCAAGCGCACAGATCCCGAAGGGCAATACATCCGGTGAGTACACATGACAGGGTCTGTCATGCTATAAAACGTAAGAGCAGTCCTGTTGGGTAAGAACAGTGGTTCATCTTGTCCACATCCCACAGTAGCCAATCGGACGCCTTTCAAGATGTCCACAAGAAGGCAAGCAGGAATGGTGGAAGAATTCGGAAAGTACGTATTAAGAGGCCAAATTCACCTGATCCACACCTCATAAATGAAGGGGTGGACtgagcaagttctctctgggaaTCTGCATTCTCCCAATGATATTTTACAAGGTGGCCCAAGCAGGCAACTTGCAAATTTGCAACTTGCAAATTCTGTAAATTAAATAGGCATTGTGTTAAATTTGCATTACTTccatttgtctgtcctgaatctgaaAAGTTCTTTTCTtgggcctttggctaattaaacaatctataacCTTTTAAATTGAGGCAGTattgttatgttatgtatttttgtgttttttactgTAAACTAACCTgtaatcctcagatgaagggcagcatatataacaacaacaacaatagaaacaGTTAACAACACAAGGTGTCTGCTAATTATATTTTTCAGAAAATACCTCCCAGTGCTGAAGAATTTCCCCTCCCAGTACATTTATGAACCTTGGGTAGCACCAGAAGAGACACAGATCGAGGCAGGCTGCATTATAGgtaatactcaaaacaaaataaattttcacTATGTACCCAACAGAGTAGGGCCCTGCTTTCCTTGATTTTACCatattttctcctctctcccagtATCTCAACTTCCTATCCTCTTTTCTGTCTGCCCCCTCCAGTCAGGGCAGGCTCTCAGAAGGCATCCCTATCACCATACTGTGTTGCACTGCCTCACTTCCAATGACCACATGGCTGGGGCAGATGGCCAGTGTCCCAGCTTTGGAATTAACATGTTCCTCTATTCCCTGGGCTGCAATGAGAGTGCAGCTTTCTGTTTCCCAAGTACCATAACCACTGCACCCTGCTCACCTTAGCCTCTCTGAAGTTTCTGATTCCCTGGTGTCAAATCCTGTTCTCTCTCCTCATTCAGGGACTTAGCAAGGAGGggtccttcttccctccctcccatgacTGTCTTTATCTGCACATTGTGTTTATTTGCTCTAAATATTAAGCCAGTGTGTTTGCCTGCAGCTGGAGATGGAATCCCATTTTGGTATTCAGTCAGGAATTTGAAAAGGTTCTACCAAGATCTGATACAATTAATTCAAAGAGTTActgttagtacagtggtgcctcacaagacgaaattaattcgttctgcgagtgctgtcgtatagcgaatttttcgtcttgcgaagcaccaacgggggaatagcggtttgaccggtggggggggaattgcagaaattttttgtcttgcgaggcaagcccattgaaaaatttgtcttgcgagacagcctttcgctagtgaatgcctttcgtctagcgaggcattcgtctagcgaggtaccactgtaattctgttTCCTTTCTGTCATTGTTTTCTATGTTTTCCATTAGGTAAAGATTATCCCTTTCCTATTGTAAACCACAAAGAGGTCAGTGATCACAATCTACAGCTGATGAAACAGGTTAGAGAAGAACAGTATAAAACGGCTCAGCTCACAAGAGGTGCGTCCACTGACTGGTATTGAGCTCTTCCAACTTGACAGGGATTGTGGGTTTCTCTTGATTCTGAAATCTAACCATAGTAAAAGCCTGGCATCGTCTCTACAATTAAAAGTAACTATGTTGTAGATCTCTCTCTTTATAATCTGCATCTAGGTAACTCAAATTCTTTATTAAGAAAGGTTCCATTCTGCctttaaaatatatgtgcaaATTGTGCATAGTTTTGCTGCTCTTCTTGGGAAGTGAACTTCTGCAGGATATTAAAGCCCTGCTACTCAGTCCCTTCAGAGGTTTCTCCAGGCATTGTTTATGCATTTTCAAGTCTATTTTGAGAGCCTCAGAAAAAATTAAGACGAATCCGATTATGTCTGTCCCCTAGTGGAATGGGCATCTTTGGTGGAATGTACTGTctctcccaaaatctgctccagagggctggGGGGCAGCAGGGGTAAGGAAAATCCTATTGTGTGAGCAGAAATCCATTTGCTCAGTGTTAGATTTCACCCTTAGCCTTTTGTTTTTATCACTGCCCAGACACTTTATAATCTGCATTACCGGTATATATGGATAACACAGGAGGTTAGAGATTGATAATGAGGAGTGATGCTAAGGAAAGGAATGCCAAATGGCAGAGGCTGTAAGGAGATTCAGGAAAGtctttgctaaaaaaaatatgaaaatgtatAATGTATTTCCTTTCACAAGATTCTaaggaaaaaaaacattcttAGGAATTTTTTCTTGGGAAAAATAAGTCATTACATGTCTTTTACTTCCTAAACTTGTCATCGTTTAGTATTTTGGtgtatgcttttaaaatatatatataacatgttTTGGAAGGTACAAGGGAACTAATTCCTCCAGGAGGCATAGTTAATATTGTTTATGTATCTTTAAAGATATTAAAGCCAGGATTCTAAAATTCTCACAACTCGTTCTTTGTGCCTAGTGAGACTTTCTCACAATATGTTAAACCACTTTTGAAATGGAGGGAACTTTCAAAACTAGATGCTAGTGGTggtggagaggggaaagagaagaagatggggagaaaacagtgggggagaaataaaaaaatccctcctGGCAAACTCAATTCCTTGAGTGTGCCTGAAGTAGCTTTTGGATCCCAGCCTAAGTATTTTATTTGCAATAACATTTCAACTGCTCCCTTAATTTAGTCAGACGCTATTGGATTTGATCAAGGGGACATTTCTGTTTGgttgtggtgctgtgggttaaaccacagagcctagggcttgccaatcagaaggttgccagtttgaatccctgcgacggggtgagctcccattgctcggtccctgctcctgccaacctagcagttcgaaagcacgtcaaagtgcaagtagataaataggtaccactctggcgggaaggtaaacggcatttccgtgtgctgccctggttcgccagaagtggcttagtcatgctggccacatgacctggaagctgtatgccagctccctcagccagtaaagcgagacgagcgctgcaaccccagagtcgtccgtgactggacctaatggtcagggttctctttactttttccttacatttccgtTGAGACATAAAAAGAGTATTCCATCTCTTCACCAGTGAAACTCAGCCTTTGAGTTTTAGTTAGTGTACATATTCTGAGCAGTTTTACAGTAATGTGGTATTCATCTCCTTTCTAGATGATGTGGATGATCCAATGGAAATGTGGCTAAAGCGTGGATGTTCTGAAGAAACCACACAAAAGAGAAAACTTGCCAGAAGCAGTGAACAAGAACAAACTGATTGACTGACGGCCCAGTACTATTTaggtttactcaggagtaagtcccactttaTTGATTGGGACACACTTCCAAGCACTTATTAAGCAGGCCACAGAAACTCCTAGAGACTTCTCAAAATCAAAAAGAAGTGGTGAGCAGAATAGGGTGGTTAGTTTGTGCTGTTTACATTATGCAAATAATTTGGTCCTTTTTCTGTTTCTCCTTCAGagctgcgtccccccccccccccccaatccacaaAAACAGCTAATTTTGAAATGATTCATAGAATTACTTGCAATGCACATGGTTAATAAATCATTTCTAGGAAAAAGGTTCAGTGGTTGAGTTTACCTAGATAGACTCCTTTGACAGGATTCCATTCTGATCAGTGGTCGGTCAAAAGTTTGCTTCGAGAAAAGATGTAGGCTATTTTGAATAAATTATTTTCACACCACTGTGTTAACAGCTAAAGACGAAAGCTGGCCACAAAATATGAAACCAATGGAATTGTTTTCCAGTGGATTTACAAATTCAGACAGCagaatatttattttagaaaagtgTTTCTATAACCAGCATATCAGTGGTTATAGAAATGCTTTTATACAACACTAAAACAAAaaatcaccttttaaaaattacaagtaatcaTTAAAGTGACTGGCTAATCAAGAAACAGTTGCTAATTAATTGCGGCAAGAAGGAAGGAAACCTAAAAGACACAAGCA
This genomic interval carries:
- the LOC117048812 gene encoding cryptochrome-2-like isoform X1, which encodes MPHRTIHLFRKGLRLHDNPTLLAALKSSEIVYPVYLLDRNFSTSAARMGTSRWHFLLQTLEDLQTNLKKLNSCLWIIQGEYEAVLREHVQKWNITQVTFDDEIEPYYKEMEKTIQVMGKEMGFEVFSLVGHTLYDVRRIVELNGGTPPLTYKRFLQILTVLGDPEMPVQDITAENSQKLSPLPEVGLAECYRVPLPEDLGFSKEYTSSWRGGETNGLQRLEEHLKNQGWVATFAKPRTIPNSLHPSTTGLSPYFSLGCLSVRMFFHRLSKIYAQSKNHSLPPVSLQGQLLWREFFYTVASATPNFTKMVGNPICLQIDWYQDAEKLHKWKTAQTGFPWIDAIMTQLHQEGWIHHLARHAVACFLTRGDLWISWEEGMQVFEELLLDADYSVNAGNWMWLSASAFFHQYSRIFCPVRFGKRTDPEGQYIRKYLPVLKNFPSQYIYEPWVAPEETQIEAGCIIGKDYPFPIVNHKEVSDHNLQLMKQVREEQYKTAQLTRDDVDDPMEMWLKRGCSEETTQKRKLARSSEQEQTD
- the LOC117048812 gene encoding cryptochrome-2-like isoform X2, encoding MPHRTIHLFRKGLRLHDNPTLLAALKSSEIVYPVYLLDRNFSTSAARMGTSRWHFLLQTLEDLQTNLKKLNSCLWIIQGEYEAVLREHVQKWNITQVTFDDEIEPYYKEMEKTIQVMGKEMGFEVFSLVGHTLYDVRRKLSPLPEVGLAECYRVPLPEDLGFSKEYTSSWRGGETNGLQRLEEHLKNQGWVATFAKPRTIPNSLHPSTTGLSPYFSLGCLSVRMFFHRLSKIYAQSKNHSLPPVSLQGQLLWREFFYTVASATPNFTKMVGNPICLQIDWYQDAEKLHKWKTAQTGFPWIDAIMTQLHQEGWIHHLARHAVACFLTRGDLWISWEEGMQVFEELLLDADYSVNAGNWMWLSASAFFHQYSRIFCPVRFGKRTDPEGQYIRKYLPVLKNFPSQYIYEPWVAPEETQIEAGCIIGKDYPFPIVNHKEVSDHNLQLMKQVREEQYKTAQLTRDDVDDPMEMWLKRGCSEETTQKRKLARSSEQEQTD
- the LOC117048812 gene encoding cryptochrome-2-like isoform X3, which translates into the protein MPHRTIHLFRKGLRLHDNPTLLAALKSSEIVYPVYLLDRNFSTSAARMGTSRWHFLLQTLEDLQTNLKKLNSCLWIIQGEYEAVLREHVQKWNITQVTFDDEIEPYYKEMEKTIQVMGKEMGFEVFSLVGHTLYDVRRIVELNGGTPPLTYKRFLQILTVLGDPEMPVQDITAENSQKLSPLPEVGLAECYRVPLPEDLGFSKEYTSSWRGGETNGLQRLEEHLKNQSKNHSLPPVSLQGQLLWREFFYTVASATPNFTKMVGNPICLQIDWYQDAEKLHKWKTAQTGFPWIDAIMTQLHQEGWIHHLARHAVACFLTRGDLWISWEEGMQVFEELLLDADYSVNAGNWMWLSASAFFHQYSRIFCPVRFGKRTDPEGQYIRKYLPVLKNFPSQYIYEPWVAPEETQIEAGCIIGKDYPFPIVNHKEVSDHNLQLMKQVREEQYKTAQLTRDDVDDPMEMWLKRGCSEETTQKRKLARSSEQEQTD
- the LOC117048812 gene encoding cryptochrome-1-like isoform X4, yielding MPHRTIHLFRKGLRLHDNPTLLAALKSSEIVYPVYLLDRNFSTSAARMGTSRWHFLLQTLEDLQTNLKKLNSCLWIIQGEYEAVLREHVQKWNITQVTFDDEIEPYYKEMEKTIQVMGKEMGFEVFSLVGHTLYDVRRIVELNGGTPPLTYKRFLQILTVLGDPEMPVQDITAENSQKLSPLPEVGLAECYRVPLPEDLGFSKEYTSSWRGGETNGLQRLEEHLKNQGWVATFAKPRTIPNSLHPSTTGLSPYFSLGCLSVRMFFHRLSKIYAQSKNHSLPPVSLQGQLLWREFFYTVASATPNFTKMVGNPICLQIDWYQDAEKLHKWKTAQTGFPWIDAIMTQLHQEGWIHHLARHAVACFLTRGDLWISWEEGMQVFEELLLDADYSVNAGNWMWLSASAFFHQYSRIFCPVRFGKRTDPEGQYIR
- the LOC117048812 gene encoding cryptochrome-1-like isoform X5, with protein sequence MDYSRIVELNGGTPPLTYKRFLQILTVLGDPEMPVQDITAENSQKLSPLPEVGLAECYRVPLPEDLGFSKEYTSSWRGGETNGLQRLEEHLKNQGWVATFAKPRTIPNSLHPSTTGLSPYFSLGCLSVRMFFHRLSKIYAQSKNHSLPPVSLQGQLLWREFFYTVASATPNFTKMVGNPICLQIDWYQDAEKLHKWKTAQTGFPWIDAIMTQLHQEGWIHHLARHAVACFLTRGDLWISWEEGMQVFEELLLDADYSVNAGNWMWLSASAFFHQYSRIFCPVRFGKRTDPEGQYIRKYLPVLKNFPSQYIYEPWVAPEETQIEAGCIIGKDYPFPIVNHKEVSDHNLQLMKQVREEQYKTAQLTRDDVDDPMEMWLKRGCSEETTQKRKLARSSEQEQTD